In Serratia liquefaciens ATCC 27592, the genomic stretch CGGCGATCAGCCAACAAATTCGCAGCCTGGAAGCTTTCCTGGAGCAACCGCTGTTTTTCCGTAGCGGCCGCAGCGTCAGCCTGACAGATGCCGGTCAGGATCTCTACAGCACCGCCCAGGTGATGCTGCAACAGTTGGCCGTTGGCATCCGCCGTCTGGAGCAGTACCGCAAACCCAACCAGTTGATCGTCAACACCACGCCGGCGTTCGCCCGTCACTGGCTGGTTCCGCGCCTTAAAAGCTTCCACCGGCAGCACCCGGATATCGACCTTTGGCTGTTCACCACCTTCGACCCGCCGGATATGGCGACCGAAACCGTCGATCTGGCGATCCGTGACGATCTCAGTGCGCAAATTGAATGTAGCCTCAAAATGCTGCATCAGGATCGGCTCTATCCGGCTTGCCATCCTGAGCTGCTGAAACAGGACAAGGCACAACGCACCACCCTGCACGGCGAACGCGAGATGGACTGGAGCCATTGGGCCGTTCAGGGCGGCGCCAACGTTGGGCAAAGCAGCCACGGCCTGAACTTCTCCGATCCCGGCCTGCTGTTGGATGCGGCCTGCGACGGCCTGGGCATCGCTCTGGTCAGCGAAATGCTGGCGCAACAGGCTCAGGCACGTGGGGTATTGCAGCCGATGACGGAGCAAAGCGTGCGTGGCCCTCAGTGGGCCTGGCTTATTCATCGCGATAGCGAGAACAACCCGCTCGCCCGGCATTTTTGTGAGTGGTTACTAACACAATTGCCGGCGGTGATTTAACGTTCTACCTCACGCTTCCAAACGCCGGATAAAGCGCGGCGGATTGAGCGGTGCTACTTTCAATCAAGCGCCAGAAAAAGCTTAAACAATGGTGCTAAGTGGTTGTTGAGATTGAATTCACCTGTCATCGTTCAATTCGAAAAGGAAAGGCTATGCATTCTGGTTTATTGAAAACATTGGCACTCAGCGTGGCGCTGGCCACCCTCAGTCCTTCGGTATTCGCCGCTAATTTGAACGCCGGTGCCGTAGCGGCGCCGGATCAATACGGTGCCAAAGTGGCCGCACAAATTTTGCAGGCCGGCGGTAATGCCGTCGATGCTGCGGTCGCCACCGCCTTTACGCTGGCAGTGACCTACCCGGAGGCCGGCAACATTGGCGGCGGCGGTTTTATGACCCTGTACGTCGACGGCAAGCCCTACTTCCTCGACTACCGGGAAGTCGCCCCCAAAGCGGCCACTAAAACCATGTACCTTAACGAAAAAGGCGAAGTGATCGAGAACCTCAGCCTGGTGGGCACCAAGGCCGCCGGCGTACCCGGCACGGTACTCGGGCTGTGGGAAGCGCATAAACGCTTCGGCAAGTTGCCCTGGGCAGAACTGCTGACCCCGGCTATCGGCTATGCGCAACAAGGCTTTAAGGTGGCCGGTCAGCAATACCAATACCGTGAGGATGCCAATAAGCTGTTCGCCGACAAAACCAACTTCGGCGATTACTTTGGCAGCATGAAACCCGGCGCGGTGTTTAAACAGCCGGAGCTGGCCAAAACGCTGGAACGCATCGCTAACAAAGGTGCTGACGACTTCTATCAGGGGGAAACGGCCAAGCTGCTGATCGCCCAGATGCAACGCGATGGCGGCCTGATCACCCAGGACGATCTGACAGACTACCGGGTGAAATGGCGCGAACCGATGAAAATCGCCTGGCGCGGCAATACCCTTTATACCGCCCCGCTGCCGAGCTCCGGCGGCATCGCGCTGGCGCAGTTGCTGGGCATAAAGGAAGATCGTGCTGCAGATTTCAAAGGCGTCGAGCTGAACTCCGCCCGCTATATTCACTTACTGTCGGAAATCGAAAAGCGCGTCTTTGCCGATCGCGCCGATTACCTCGGCGATCCTGACTTTGCCAAGGTGCCGGTTGCTCAATTGGTCGCCCCGGATTATTTGCAAAAGCGGGCTGCGGAGATCAATCCGACCGCCATTTCACCGACCGAGAAGGTACGGCCTGGGTTGGAACCCCATCAAACCACGCATTTC encodes the following:
- a CDS encoding LysR substrate-binding domain-containing protein, with product MLKHWPPMNALRGFEAAARLGSFHQAADELHLTQSAISQQIRSLEAFLEQPLFFRSGRSVSLTDAGQDLYSTAQVMLQQLAVGIRRLEQYRKPNQLIVNTTPAFARHWLVPRLKSFHRQHPDIDLWLFTTFDPPDMATETVDLAIRDDLSAQIECSLKMLHQDRLYPACHPELLKQDKAQRTTLHGEREMDWSHWAVQGGANVGQSSHGLNFSDPGLLLDAACDGLGIALVSEMLAQQAQARGVLQPMTEQSVRGPQWAWLIHRDSENNPLARHFCEWLLTQLPAVI
- the ggt gene encoding gamma-glutamyltransferase, producing the protein MHSGLLKTLALSVALATLSPSVFAANLNAGAVAAPDQYGAKVAAQILQAGGNAVDAAVATAFTLAVTYPEAGNIGGGGFMTLYVDGKPYFLDYREVAPKAATKTMYLNEKGEVIENLSLVGTKAAGVPGTVLGLWEAHKRFGKLPWAELLTPAIGYAQQGFKVAGQQYQYREDANKLFADKTNFGDYFGSMKPGAVFKQPELAKTLERIANKGADDFYQGETAKLLIAQMQRDGGLITQDDLTDYRVKWREPMKIAWRGNTLYTAPLPSSGGIALAQLLGIKEDRAADFKGVELNSARYIHLLSEIEKRVFADRADYLGDPDFAKVPVAQLVAPDYLQKRAAEINPTAISPTEKVRPGLEPHQTTHFSIVDAQGNAVSNTYTLNWDFGSGVVVKGAGFLLNDEMDDFSAKPGVANAFGVVGSDANAIEPGKRMLSSMSPTIITRDGNVSLVIGTPGGSRIFTSIFQVINNLYDYQLPLQQAVAAQRVHHQLLPKDTIFYDAFAPLTGKVAEQLKAMGYTLEDQGWYMGDIQAIRVKGDTPETASDPRGRGMGLIVKK